A region from the Sinorhizobium chiapasense genome encodes:
- a CDS encoding CoA transferase, translating into MNIATTLKTEKSQPDLLTETIQSKLDNPERSSDFDMHGAVNHVLKDVEMSTADSGGKLTFYGRDPIIPSPFRFGTVAAVSLAAKAVAISALWRDRTGEGQDIEVDVRKALRRFAGFYDRKWETINGRPPALTDPMNPFLEMPLFRETSDGRHVVALNIYPKSGARALSFLRCGVSVESLNNAILQWKADELENAAAEAGLIFAKVRTFDEFRKEAQYTEVLSKMPLITVEKIGESQPIPFTKDGNSPLDGIRAFGMGHVIAGAAIGRDLACYGADVLNIWRPDDTEVDGLAWDAQVGMRSTFLDTSKEDRAKFDELLKDADIFFANKRPGYLERHGLDAETLCAKKPGLIHAQVLLHGDKGPWKNRPGFDEIGAAVTGVFAIEGTPARPKSPPIIPIVDNIVAWLGTIGVLAALRRRASEGGSYRVTVSLTRTVLWLMSLGIFDKDYARATAGSSDEHANVAPDLFTAETPLGTYQGMTDQVVLSRTPGSFRTVLVPRGSSKPEWLGR; encoded by the coding sequence ATGAACATCGCGACAACCCTGAAAACAGAAAAGTCTCAACCGGATCTGCTCACCGAGACGATCCAATCCAAGCTCGATAATCCGGAGCGCAGCTCGGATTTCGATATGCACGGCGCCGTCAATCATGTGTTGAAAGACGTCGAAATGTCGACTGCGGACAGCGGCGGCAAACTCACCTTCTACGGCCGTGACCCGATCATTCCCAGCCCGTTTCGGTTTGGCACGGTGGCCGCGGTCAGTCTCGCCGCCAAGGCGGTCGCGATCTCGGCACTATGGCGAGACCGGACCGGTGAGGGACAGGATATCGAAGTGGATGTGCGCAAGGCGCTTCGGCGCTTCGCCGGCTTCTATGACCGGAAATGGGAGACGATCAATGGCCGCCCACCAGCCCTGACCGACCCCATGAATCCGTTCCTCGAAATGCCCCTCTTCCGCGAGACGAGCGATGGACGACATGTTGTCGCCCTGAACATCTATCCCAAGTCTGGAGCCCGTGCTCTCAGCTTTTTGAGATGTGGCGTCAGTGTTGAATCCCTCAATAACGCGATCCTGCAGTGGAAAGCCGACGAGTTGGAGAACGCGGCCGCAGAAGCGGGGCTCATCTTCGCGAAAGTACGCACTTTTGACGAATTCCGGAAGGAGGCTCAATACACCGAAGTTCTCTCCAAAATGCCGCTGATTACGGTGGAGAAGATCGGCGAAAGCCAACCGATCCCCTTCACGAAGGATGGAAACAGCCCGCTGGATGGCATTCGCGCGTTCGGAATGGGGCACGTGATTGCCGGAGCCGCTATCGGCAGAGACCTCGCCTGCTACGGCGCCGATGTCCTCAATATCTGGCGGCCTGACGATACCGAGGTCGACGGGCTGGCCTGGGACGCACAGGTCGGGATGCGTTCGACGTTCCTGGATACCTCCAAAGAGGATCGCGCGAAATTCGACGAGCTGCTGAAGGATGCCGACATTTTCTTTGCCAACAAGCGCCCGGGTTATCTAGAGCGCCACGGTCTCGACGCCGAAACGCTCTGTGCGAAAAAGCCAGGCCTTATTCACGCTCAGGTCCTGCTCCACGGCGACAAAGGCCCCTGGAAGAATCGTCCCGGATTCGATGAAATCGGCGCAGCCGTAACGGGCGTGTTCGCCATCGAAGGTACGCCCGCCCGTCCCAAATCGCCGCCGATCATCCCCATTGTCGACAACATCGTGGCCTGGCTGGGGACAATTGGGGTTCTCGCGGCACTGCGACGGCGCGCGTCAGAGGGCGGTAGCTATCGGGTCACTGTTTCCCTGACACGAACTGTGCTGTGGCTGATGTCACTCGGCATATTCGACAAGGATTATGCCCGAGCGACAGCCGGTTCATCGGACGAGCACGCGAATGTTGCGCCCGACCTGTTCACCGCGGAAACGCCGCTTGGAACCTATCAGGGGATGACAGACCAGGTGGTCCTGTCGCGGACCCCCGGCTCCTTCAGGACGGTGCTGGTGCCGCGCGGCTCGAGCAAACCCGAATGGCTGGGGCGTTGA